From a region of the Triticum aestivum cultivar Chinese Spring chromosome 7D, IWGSC CS RefSeq v2.1, whole genome shotgun sequence genome:
- the LOC123166938 gene encoding phenolic glucoside malonyltransferase 1-like produces MGEASSDAAAKAAAVRAVAVSRVAPSVLGEVQRVELSFFDSPWVVLPPIQRVFLYELGDADGFPAVVERLKRALADTLAHYLPLAGMLEYAVETGDAFVDCTHAGVAFLEAEGDMDVRRLAGDEAHDIVAFLSLVPELDARVLPAPVLSVQATRLSGGLAVGLSVHHVVADGCAVWRFMEAWSSASREGSPVTKVLGPPHYGREVIQHPNGDELARDMLKTVAPNLPVVRGQYDFSQRFLRARRTFYLGADDIRSLRRRIDDLASAESAAGGDAPKPKPVSTFVALAALSWTAFVRSKGLGAGDDTYLMFLADLRSRLDPPVSEAYLGNCVRACLASCADAADLLGQSGILRAARAVQAAVAEMEAAPLSGTDKGWMQMLMRLPFQRMTNVAASPRFRAYEAADFGFGKPGRVELVSMNHDGEMVLVGGRREGEVQASVSIDPAHMDAFKACILG; encoded by the exons ATGGGCGAGGCAAGCTCCGACGCCGCCGCCAAGGCTGCGGCCGTGCGGGCTGTCGCAGTCTCCCGGGTCGCGCCCTCGGTGCTGGGGGAGGTGCAGCGCGTGGAACTTTCCTTCTTCGATTCGCCGTGGGTCGTGCTGCCGCCGATCCAGCGGGTGTTCCTGTACGAGCTTGGGGATGCCGACGGCTtcccggcggtggtggagcggctcAAGCGCGCTCTTGCGGACACCCTGGCGCACTACCTGCCCCTGGCGGGGATGCTCGAGTACGCGGTTGAGACCGGGGACGCCTTCGTGGACTGCACCCACGCCGGGGTCGCCTTCCTGGAGGCCGAGGGCGATATGGACGTGCGGCGTCTAGCCGGCGACGAGGCGCACGACATCGTGGCATTCCTGAGCCTGGTGCCGGAGCTGGATGCCCGGGTGCTCCCGGCGCCCGTGCTGTCAGTGCAGGCCACTCGTCTAAGCGGCGGCCTGGCGGTGGGCCTGTCCGTGCACCACGTAGTCGCGGACGGATGCGCCGTTTGGCGATTCATGGAGGCCTGGTCTTCCGCTTCCCGCGAGGGCTCCCCGGTCACCAAGGTCCTCGGCCCGCCGCACTACGGCCGGGAGGTCATCCAGCACCCCAACGGGGACGAGCTCGCCCGCGACATGCTAAAGACCGTCGCGCCCAATCTCCCTGTG GTGAGGGGGCAGTACGACTTCAGCCAGCGGTTCCTTCGGGCGCGGCGGACGTTCTACCTCGGCGCCGACGACATCCGGTCGCTCAGGCGGCGGATCGACGACCTCGCCTCGGCCGAATCTGCTGCCGGTGGCGACGCGCCCAAGCCGAAACCGGTGTCGACGTTCGTGGCGCTGGCGGCATTGAGCTGGACGGCGTTCGTTCGTTCCAAGGGGCTCGGCGCAGGGGACGACACGTACCTCATGTTCCTCGCCGACCTGCGCTCCCGCCTCGACCCGCCAGTCAGCGAGGCCTACCTGGGCAACTGCGTGCGCGCGTGCTTGGCGAGCTGCGCCGACGCGGCGGACCTCCTCGGCCAGTCCGGCATCCTCCGCGCGGCGCGGGCCGtgcaggcggcggtggcggagatGGAGGCGGCGCCGCTGTCCGGGACGGACAAGGGGTGGATGCAGATGCTGATGCGGCTGCCGTTTCAGCGGATGACcaacgtggcggcgagccctcggTTCCGGGCCTACGAGGCGGCCGACTTCGGGTTCGGGAAGCCCGGGCGGGTGGAGCTGGTGTCCATGAACCACGACGGCGAGATGGTGCTAGTCGGCGGCCGGCGCGAGGGCGAGGTGCAAGCCTCCGTGTCCATCGACCCGGCGCACATGGACGCATTCAAGGCCTGCATCCTCGGCTAG